A DNA window from Pseudomonadota bacterium contains the following coding sequences:
- the lptG gene encoding LPS export ABC transporter permease LptG, with translation MSRLDRYIMWAVLAGSIQVAGALLALLSVANVLSQLEVLDDTQFSLMELFAYVLLRLPHLAYEAFPVAVLVGTLLGVGALSSSGELVAMRAAGVSVLRMARSGAIAGLVLGLGLFVVGEWIAPATENTAQELRALSSGVHPGTRLKDTIWIRTGDRFVGIERVLSETLVQGVKIYEFDKSRQLTRVISANRARIEGDGWRLWDVTGTRFTPGKLEDFTAQSEWLPVPIQSRILRVFLVKPESLSSIGLYRYISYLESNDLESGAYAALLWQKLTSPITVIVLVLMAFPFVFSRLREGGVAQRIVTGIFVGVAYYLFNGAVVSGGQAFGLHPAVATLMPSMVLAVVALLATARVR, from the coding sequence ATGAGCCGTCTCGACCGCTACATCATGTGGGCTGTGCTGGCAGGTTCTATCCAAGTGGCGGGTGCGTTGCTGGCCTTGTTGTCCGTTGCCAATGTGCTTTCGCAATTGGAAGTGCTGGACGACACGCAATTTTCCCTGATGGAGCTATTTGCATACGTTCTGCTGCGTTTACCGCATCTGGCCTATGAGGCGTTTCCGGTCGCTGTGTTGGTGGGCACTTTGTTGGGGGTTGGTGCCCTCTCGAGCAGCGGTGAACTGGTGGCCATGCGTGCAGCGGGTGTTTCGGTGTTGCGGATGGCCCGATCGGGCGCCATCGCGGGTTTGGTGTTGGGGCTCGGTTTGTTTGTGGTCGGTGAGTGGATCGCCCCGGCCACCGAAAACACCGCCCAGGAATTGCGTGCGCTTTCTTCCGGTGTTCATCCCGGCACTCGTCTGAAAGATACGATCTGGATTCGAACGGGCGATCGGTTTGTCGGTATCGAGCGCGTGTTGTCAGAAACGTTGGTGCAAGGCGTAAAGATTTATGAATTCGATAAATCCCGGCAGCTTACGCGGGTTATTTCGGCGAATAGAGCTCGTATCGAAGGTGATGGATGGCGATTGTGGGACGTAACCGGAACCCGGTTTACACCGGGGAAATTGGAAGATTTTACGGCTCAGTCCGAGTGGTTGCCGGTGCCGATCCAGTCGCGGATTTTGCGTGTTTTCCTGGTTAAGCCCGAGTCACTCTCGTCCATAGGGTTATATCGCTACATTTCATATTTGGAAAGCAACGATTTGGAAAGCGGCGCCTACGCGGCATTGCTTTGGCAGAAGTTGACTTCCCCGATCACCGTGATTGTGCTGGTTTTGATGGCGTTCCCATTTGTATTCTCCCGGCTTCGTGAAGGGGGCGTCGCCCAACGTATCGTCACCGGGATTTTCGTAGGTGTGGCCTATTATCTTTTTAACGGCGCCGTGGTCAGTGGGGGGCAGGCTTTCGGCCTGCATCCAGCTGTGGCGACGTTGATGCCCAGCATGGTATTGGCGGTAGTGGCCTTGTTGGCCACTGCGCGTGTGCGCTGA
- a CDS encoding RDD family protein, with the protein MEPSQQIDQNTLQKSGLLRRVAAAFYDSLLLLALWMIGTIPIVIVRGGQAVPAGDGLYIFYLLAIAGLFFGGFWTHGGQTLGMRAWRIQLLSNDGQPVTWKRAIIRFAAALLSWASFGLGFLWQWVDRDNMTWHDRLSGTVLVKRPKSWG; encoded by the coding sequence ATGGAACCATCGCAACAGATCGATCAAAACACCTTGCAGAAATCCGGACTGCTGCGACGCGTGGCGGCCGCCTTCTACGACAGTCTGCTACTACTCGCACTTTGGATGATTGGCACCATCCCGATCGTCATTGTGCGGGGTGGCCAAGCCGTGCCCGCTGGCGACGGGCTCTATATATTTTATCTGCTGGCGATTGCCGGGCTGTTTTTCGGTGGCTTCTGGACTCATGGAGGCCAAACCTTGGGGATGCGCGCCTGGCGTATTCAGTTGCTGAGCAACGACGGACAACCGGTGACCTGGAAACGGGCCATCATCCGCTTCGCCGCCGCCTTGCTGTCCTGGGCAAGTTTCGGTCTGGGATTTCTTTGGCAATGGGTCGACCGCGACAACATGACATGGCACGACCGTTTGTCGGGAACGGTACTGGTAAAACGACCCAAGTCTTGGGGATAA
- the pcnB gene encoding polynucleotide adenylyltransferase PcnB, producing MSNVNQPRIIPRQDHPVSRSRISEQALKVLYRLKKESFEAYLVGGGVRDMLLGAQPKDFDVATDALPDEVRGIFSNCRLIGRRFRLAHIHFGREIIEVATFRGSHDTQEGDVDAQLDETGRILRDNVYGSIEEDVLRRDFTVNALYYNIRDFAIYDYVGGMGDLERKVLRLIGDPHTRYREDPVRMLRAVRFAAKLDFTIDEHTEQGIFDLAASLRDISSARLFDECLKLLMSGQAVATFRLLRHYGLFAHLFPGTEAVLQSEGPDGPTMTLLNRAFQNTDERIAQGKPVTPAFLFAALLWGPVRDAATAGVEQGLPVAVALQQAAASVVDAQLKHVSLPKRFRAPMFEIWHLQSRFERRHGKRVWQLMAKPRFRASYDFLLLRAEAGEVEGELAEWWTRFQDADRDEQDRMLAASNGGSKPRKRRRRRRPARSVSPAADE from the coding sequence GTGTCAAACGTCAACCAACCTAGAATCATCCCTCGCCAAGACCATCCCGTTTCCCGTTCGAGGATTTCCGAGCAGGCCTTGAAGGTCTTGTACCGACTCAAGAAAGAGAGTTTTGAAGCCTACCTGGTAGGCGGTGGCGTGCGCGATATGTTGCTCGGGGCACAACCCAAAGATTTCGATGTGGCCACCGATGCGTTGCCTGACGAGGTCCGGGGGATCTTTTCCAACTGTCGGTTGATCGGCCGGCGTTTTCGTTTGGCCCACATTCATTTCGGCCGCGAAATTATCGAGGTCGCAACCTTTCGAGGCAGCCATGACACCCAGGAGGGGGACGTGGACGCCCAGCTCGACGAGACCGGCCGTATCCTGCGCGATAACGTTTATGGTTCGATCGAAGAAGACGTTCTTCGGCGCGATTTCACAGTCAATGCCCTGTATTACAACATTCGCGACTTCGCCATCTACGACTATGTCGGCGGTATGGGGGATCTCGAACGCAAGGTGTTGCGCTTGATCGGTGATCCGCATACCCGTTATCGGGAAGATCCCGTTCGCATGTTGCGGGCTGTGCGGTTCGCGGCCAAGCTCGATTTCACTATCGACGAGCATACCGAGCAAGGAATTTTCGACTTAGCGGCTTCTTTACGCGATATTTCCTCCGCCCGTCTGTTCGACGAGTGTCTGAAGCTATTGATGTCGGGCCAGGCTGTGGCTACTTTCCGCTTACTCAGGCACTACGGGTTGTTTGCTCATCTCTTTCCGGGCACCGAAGCCGTCCTGCAATCGGAGGGCCCCGATGGGCCGACGATGACACTGCTCAACCGAGCTTTTCAGAACACTGACGAGCGCATCGCCCAGGGTAAACCCGTGACACCCGCTTTTTTGTTCGCCGCGTTGCTGTGGGGGCCTGTCCGGGATGCGGCAACGGCTGGGGTGGAACAAGGATTGCCCGTTGCGGTTGCCCTCCAACAGGCCGCGGCGTCCGTGGTGGATGCGCAGCTCAAACACGTCAGTTTACCCAAACGTTTTCGCGCGCCCATGTTTGAAATCTGGCATTTGCAGTCGCGATTTGAGCGCCGTCATGGCAAGCGGGTGTGGCAGTTGATGGCGAAACCCCGTTTCCGCGCGTCCTATGATTTTCTGTTGTTACGCGCAGAGGCTGGCGAAGTGGAAGGCGAACTCGCGGAGTGGTGGACGCGTTTTCAAGACGCCGATCGCGACGAACAGGATCGGATGTTGGCGGCGAGCAATGGCGGTTCCAAGCCGCGCAAGCGTCGGCGTCGCCGGCGTCCTGCCCGGTCGGTTTCGCCCGCGGCGGACGAATGA
- the folK gene encoding 2-amino-4-hydroxy-6-hydroxymethyldihydropteridine diphosphokinase translates to MIAPSAKRARAAQAFIGLGSNLDDPLKQVRQAVVELNALPDCCVVARSRFYRTEPVGPPGQPDYANAVVQLETEQSPGALLTALQQLEYARGRERGGERWGPRPLDMDILLYGPEVIATARLTVPHPRISERAFVLVPLAELAPDLVIPGHGTVRGIRNRVGDWGVRVWTD, encoded by the coding sequence ATGATCGCACCGTCAGCGAAACGCGCGCGCGCCGCGCAGGCGTTTATCGGTCTGGGCAGCAACCTGGATGATCCTCTCAAGCAAGTCCGGCAAGCGGTGGTTGAACTGAATGCGTTACCAGATTGTTGTGTGGTGGCGCGCTCCCGCTTTTACCGCACCGAGCCGGTTGGTCCGCCCGGGCAACCGGATTATGCCAACGCGGTGGTGCAGCTCGAGACCGAACAGTCGCCGGGCGCCTTGCTCACGGCGTTGCAGCAGCTTGAATACGCGCGCGGTCGCGAGCGGGGCGGGGAGCGATGGGGACCACGCCCCTTGGATATGGATATACTGCTTTACGGTCCAGAGGTCATCGCGACAGCACGTTTGACCGTTCCCCATCCCCGCATTTCGGAACGGGCTTTCGTGCTGGTGCCGCTTGCTGAACTGGCGCCGGATTTGGTGATTCCGGGGCACGGCACGGTGCGCGGGATACGGAATCGCGTGGGGGATTGGGGCGTTCGAGTTTGGACGGATTGA
- a CDS encoding deoxynucleoside kinase, with protein MREEIQHRYIAIEGPIGVGKTTLARRLADTLQAELLLENAEENPFLKRFYQDAKAGALSAQLFFLMQRAQQVADLRQQDMFASYRVADFMLEKDALFAEVTLDPDEFALYRRVYELLAPEAMQPDLVVYLQAPVEVLLRRVMKRGIGYERTITRDYLARLNDAYTRLFHQYTASPLLIVNAAEINLVDGDEEYRLLMEQIAGIRSGRHYFNPGPALL; from the coding sequence GTGAGAGAAGAAATACAGCACCGCTATATTGCGATTGAAGGGCCGATCGGGGTGGGTAAAACCACGTTGGCGCGCAGATTGGCGGACACGCTACAGGCCGAACTCCTGCTGGAGAATGCTGAGGAAAACCCGTTCTTGAAACGGTTTTATCAGGACGCTAAGGCCGGTGCGCTCTCGGCGCAACTGTTCTTTTTGATGCAGCGCGCACAGCAGGTCGCCGATCTTCGGCAGCAGGACATGTTCGCATCCTATCGGGTGGCGGATTTTATGCTGGAGAAAGACGCCTTGTTTGCCGAGGTGACGCTGGATCCGGACGAATTCGCGTTATACCGACGGGTATACGAGCTTCTCGCGCCCGAAGCGATGCAGCCGGATCTGGTGGTGTATCTTCAGGCGCCGGTGGAGGTGCTGCTCCGGCGGGTGATGAAACGCGGGATTGGATATGAGCGAACGATCACCCGCGACTACCTCGCGCGCCTTAACGACGCTTATACCCGGCTGTTCCATCAGTACACCGCTTCGCCCTTGTTGATCGTCAATGCCGCCGAGATCAATTTAGTTGATGGCGATGAGGAATATCGATTGTTGATGGAACAGATTGCCGGGATTCGATCGGGCCGTCACTATTTCAATCCGGGGCCGGCGTTGCTTTGA
- the panB gene encoding 3-methyl-2-oxobutanoate hydroxymethyltransferase, translating to MYKDTQTGATAAPLSISRLKKMKRDGEKIACLTAYDASFAVQADQAGVDLVLVGDSLGMVIQGHETTVPVTVDDIVYHTKMVARGLSRAFLVADMPFASYGSVEAAYSNAARLMQEGGARMVKLEGGPVQIGLAEYLAGRGIPVCAHLGLQPQFVHKLGGYKVQGREASAAEAMRDDAKRLVEAGADLLLLECVPSVLAKQIATEVSVPVIGIGAGPDADGQILVIYDILAISAGKRPKFSKDFLQSSGSIPAALQAYVRAVKERQFPEPIHEFV from the coding sequence ATGTACAAAGATACGCAGACCGGGGCGACCGCCGCACCCTTGTCCATCAGTCGGCTAAAGAAAATGAAGCGCGATGGCGAGAAAATCGCGTGCCTGACCGCTTATGATGCCAGTTTCGCCGTGCAGGCAGACCAAGCCGGTGTCGATCTGGTGCTGGTGGGTGATTCCTTGGGTATGGTGATCCAGGGACATGAAACCACCGTTCCGGTCACGGTAGATGACATCGTTTATCACACCAAAATGGTGGCACGGGGCTTGTCGCGTGCGTTTTTAGTCGCGGACATGCCGTTCGCCAGCTACGGCAGTGTTGAAGCGGCTTATTCAAACGCGGCGCGGCTTATGCAGGAAGGTGGTGCCCGGATGGTTAAGCTGGAGGGTGGGCCGGTCCAGATCGGACTGGCCGAGTACCTCGCCGGACGTGGCATCCCAGTCTGCGCCCATTTGGGGTTGCAGCCTCAGTTTGTCCACAAGCTCGGGGGGTATAAGGTCCAAGGCCGGGAAGCCAGCGCGGCAGAGGCCATGCGGGACGATGCCAAGCGACTCGTGGAAGCGGGTGCCGATCTGTTGTTGCTTGAGTGCGTGCCCAGCGTGCTGGCCAAGCAAATTGCTACGGAGGTGTCGGTGCCGGTAATCGGTATCGGCGCCGGGCCCGACGCGGATGGCCAGATTTTGGTCATTTACGATATTTTGGCCATCAGTGCCGGTAAACGACCCAAATTCTCCAAAGATTTTCTCCAAAGCAGCGGATCCATTCCGGCCGCTTTGCAGGCCTACGTCCGGGCGGTGAAAGAACGCCAGTTTCCGGAGCCGATACACGAATTCGTTTAG
- the panC gene encoding pantoate--beta-alanine ligase, with protein sequence MRVIEDLKPLRDMVYGWHCGGSRVALVPTMGNLHPGHLSLVERAKREADRVVVSIFVNPTQFGENEDFGAYPRTPSEDERQLREAGADVLFRPSAQLMYPEGLPPACWIVVPEISDVLCGASRPGHFRGVATVVAKLLNMVSPDVAVFGEKDFQQLVIIQRVVRELRIPTDVVGVGIQREANGLAMSSRNQYLTPLERQTAGEIYTVLNWIKERVEAGDHDFGALEQAAADRLAEKNFRVDYVAIRCAKNLRTLQAGDSEGVALVAARLGKARLIDNVRVTLK encoded by the coding sequence ATGCGCGTGATTGAAGATCTGAAACCATTGCGGGATATGGTTTATGGCTGGCATTGCGGTGGCTCGCGAGTCGCCTTGGTGCCGACGATGGGCAACTTGCATCCTGGACATCTGAGCTTAGTTGAGCGGGCAAAGCGCGAGGCCGATCGGGTTGTGGTCAGTATTTTCGTCAATCCCACCCAATTCGGCGAGAATGAAGACTTCGGTGCTTACCCCCGAACGCCATCGGAAGACGAACGGCAGCTGCGGGAGGCGGGTGCTGATGTGCTGTTTCGGCCTTCCGCCCAGCTCATGTATCCCGAGGGATTACCGCCTGCCTGCTGGATCGTCGTACCGGAGATTTCGGACGTGCTATGCGGTGCCAGCCGGCCGGGGCATTTTCGCGGCGTGGCGACGGTGGTGGCCAAGTTGCTCAACATGGTCTCGCCGGATGTGGCGGTCTTCGGAGAGAAAGATTTTCAGCAACTGGTAATTATTCAGCGCGTGGTTCGCGAGTTGCGGATACCGACCGATGTGGTAGGTGTTGGCATCCAGCGAGAGGCGAATGGGCTGGCCATGAGCTCTCGTAATCAGTATCTGACACCCTTGGAGCGCCAGACAGCCGGCGAGATCTACACAGTGTTGAATTGGATAAAGGAACGTGTCGAGGCAGGAGATCACGATTTCGGGGCGTTGGAACAAGCCGCGGCAGACCGTTTGGCTGAAAAAAACTTCCGTGTGGACTATGTCGCCATTCGCTGCGCGAAGAATTTACGAACGCTGCAGGCCGGCGATTCTGAGGGCGTTGCGCTGGTCGCCGCGCGTTTGGGAAAGGCCCGTTTAATTGACAACGTACGGGTTACGCTGAAATGA
- the panD gene encoding aspartate 1-decarboxylase, protein MHVTLLKAKLHRACVTHAELEYEGSCAIDGSLLDAAGILEYEQIQIYNVTNGERFTTYAIRAEDGSQIISVNGAAAHKANVGDRVIICAYTGLDASEASRHKPKLVYLNERNDVTHTRNTIPVQLATG, encoded by the coding sequence ATGCATGTAACTTTGTTAAAAGCCAAGCTGCACCGCGCGTGTGTAACCCATGCCGAGTTGGAGTATGAAGGCTCCTGCGCCATTGATGGAAGTCTGCTGGACGCGGCCGGTATTCTTGAATACGAGCAGATCCAGATTTATAACGTCACCAACGGTGAACGATTCACCACCTATGCGATTCGGGCCGAAGACGGCTCGCAAATCATTTCTGTGAACGGTGCGGCGGCGCATAAGGCCAACGTGGGGGACCGCGTGATCATTTGCGCCTACACCGGTTTGGACGCGAGTGAGGCATCCCGGCACAAACCGAAGCTGGTTTACTTGAACGAGCGTAACGACGTCACGCACACGCGTAATACCATTCCGGTCCAGCTTGCCACCGGTTGA
- the pgi gene encoding glucose-6-phosphate isomerase codes for MLQLTQLAAWQSLEQHCHTLREQPLRTLFDDDPSRFDRFSIRLDRLFVDYSKNRITQQTFDLLVELARQAGVPEWIERMFSGDAINETERRPALHIALRQEGADAIVVNGEDVGIAVRETRAKIRTFVESVHSGRWRGHAGEPITDVVNIGIGGSDLGPEMVCLALHDYAVDGIKVHFVSNVDGAQIAQVFENINPRTTLFIVNSKSFTTLETRTNAETARAWMLAQGVAEADLAKHFVAVSTNIEAAEAFGIEPENCFPIWDWVGGRYSLWSATGLAIALYVGMDHFEQLLSGAAAMDGHFRSAPLASNIPVIMALLGIWYIDFFGAESQAILPYDYRLRRLPAYLQQADMESNGKRVRRDGVAVDYVTGPIVWGEVGTNGQHAFFQLLHQGCHLVPADFIGCVRPQHGYAVHHRALLGNLLAQTEALMRGQTTDEARERLAKRGCPPEDIERLASHNTFPGNQPTNTILLDELDPHTLGMLIALYEHKIFVQGVIWGINSFDQWGVELGKVMANVIIDELAGGSTPSDHDASTSGLLSHCKERLDS; via the coding sequence GTGTTGCAGTTAACCCAGCTTGCCGCCTGGCAATCCCTTGAACAGCATTGTCACACGCTACGCGAACAGCCTTTGAGGACGCTGTTCGATGATGACCCCTCGCGCTTCGACCGGTTTTCGATTCGTCTGGATAGATTGTTCGTCGACTATTCCAAAAACCGTATCACCCAGCAGACGTTTGATCTCTTAGTCGAGCTGGCCCGTCAGGCCGGAGTTCCCGAATGGATCGAGCGCATGTTTTCCGGCGATGCCATCAACGAAACGGAGCGTCGTCCCGCTTTGCACATCGCATTGCGACAAGAGGGGGCTGATGCCATTGTCGTCAATGGCGAAGATGTCGGCATCGCCGTTCGCGAGACGCGTGCAAAAATCCGTACCTTCGTCGAGTCTGTTCACAGCGGTCGCTGGCGTGGACATGCCGGTGAGCCGATTACGGATGTCGTCAATATCGGAATCGGCGGGTCGGATTTGGGGCCTGAAATGGTTTGTCTGGCCCTGCACGATTACGCAGTCGATGGAATTAAGGTCCACTTCGTTTCCAACGTCGACGGCGCGCAAATTGCTCAGGTCTTTGAAAACATCAACCCCCGCACCACGCTGTTTATCGTCAACTCCAAGAGCTTTACGACCTTGGAGACGCGCACCAACGCCGAGACCGCCCGTGCGTGGATGTTGGCGCAAGGTGTCGCCGAGGCCGATCTGGCCAAGCACTTCGTGGCGGTGTCCACTAACATCGAGGCCGCTGAAGCCTTTGGGATCGAGCCAGAGAACTGTTTTCCAATCTGGGATTGGGTGGGGGGGCGGTACTCTCTGTGGTCTGCCACCGGCCTGGCTATCGCTTTGTATGTGGGCATGGATCATTTCGAGCAACTGCTCTCCGGCGCAGCAGCGATGGATGGTCATTTTCGCTCCGCGCCGTTGGCGTCCAATATCCCGGTGATCATGGCTTTGCTGGGCATTTGGTATATCGACTTCTTCGGGGCCGAGAGTCAGGCAATACTTCCCTACGACTATCGACTACGCCGCCTGCCGGCTTATTTGCAGCAGGCCGATATGGAGAGCAACGGCAAACGGGTACGGCGTGATGGCGTAGCGGTCGACTACGTGACCGGTCCGATTGTTTGGGGTGAAGTCGGGACCAACGGTCAGCATGCATTTTTCCAACTGCTTCACCAAGGTTGTCACTTGGTTCCCGCCGATTTCATCGGCTGCGTTCGGCCACAACATGGCTACGCCGTTCATCACCGAGCGCTGCTCGGCAATCTCTTGGCCCAAACTGAAGCTTTGATGCGCGGGCAGACAACGGATGAAGCGCGCGAGCGCCTAGCGAAGCGGGGTTGCCCGCCTGAGGATATCGAGCGTTTGGCGTCTCACAATACTTTCCCCGGTAATCAGCCGACCAATACGATTTTGCTTGACGAACTCGACCCCCACACGCTGGGCATGTTGATCGCGCTTTATGAGCACAAGATTTTCGTTCAAGGGGTCATCTGGGGTATCAATTCGTTCGATCAGTGGGGCGTGGAGTTGGGCAAGGTGATGGCGAATGTGATCATTGATGAACTGGCTGGGGGCTCGACGCCATCCGATCACGATGCCTCGACCAGCGGGCTACTTTCGCATTGCAAGGAACGGCTCGATTCCTGA